The following are encoded in a window of Staphylospora marina genomic DNA:
- a CDS encoding complex I subunit 4 family protein, translated as MKEWSTALPTLVTFAPLLGILALLLLPNQRVVVHRLVAWVSSVLTLALAVCLYAHFDPAASGMQMAVSVPWFTISMPQFQLEWVFHYAMGVDGLSMPLVLLTAVVTVLAVAASRYVRKRLRTYYMLLLLLQTGMLGVFLANNYFLFFVFFEVTLVSLFFLVGLWGYLGREKAANHFLLYNGLGSGFLLISMVGAMVLGRSLQYDEVAKKIEYMLNAPEVHPVLETLSWVTLISLLIAFAIKLPVFPFHSWMLRVHVEAPIPAVMIHSGVLLKMGAYGMIRFGLGWFPDQMREVAGWLAVLGLVNILYGAVLAFVQKELKRVLAYSSVSHMGIILFGLASLNGTGLQGAVFQAVSHGLISALLFFLVGSLYERTRTTELDELGGLAKAMPVFSGILMVAAMALLGLPGLSGFISEFLAFLGLFETRPVLTSVGALGLVLAAAYTLRALLKTTFGPLKARLVAEGDLVPGETVPMLSLTALIVLIGVWPAVLGDPMQETLKVIVSKIGG; from the coding sequence ATGAAGGAATGGTCCACGGCTTTGCCGACGTTGGTGACCTTTGCTCCGCTCTTGGGCATTCTGGCGTTGCTGCTGCTTCCGAACCAACGGGTGGTCGTCCACCGGCTGGTGGCATGGGTGTCATCGGTGTTGACCCTGGCCCTTGCCGTATGCCTGTACGCGCATTTTGATCCCGCGGCGTCCGGCATGCAAATGGCCGTGTCGGTTCCCTGGTTCACCATCTCTATGCCCCAATTCCAATTGGAGTGGGTGTTTCATTACGCCATGGGTGTGGATGGACTGTCCATGCCGCTGGTGCTTCTGACCGCCGTCGTCACCGTGCTGGCGGTTGCCGCGTCGCGCTACGTGCGCAAGCGCCTCCGGACGTACTACATGCTTCTGTTGCTCCTTCAGACCGGGATGCTGGGGGTTTTCCTGGCGAACAACTATTTCCTGTTCTTCGTCTTTTTCGAAGTGACCTTGGTGTCCCTGTTCTTCCTGGTGGGGCTGTGGGGATATCTCGGACGGGAGAAAGCCGCCAACCACTTCCTTCTTTACAACGGGCTCGGATCCGGCTTTCTGCTCATTTCCATGGTGGGGGCCATGGTTTTGGGGCGGTCGCTGCAATATGACGAAGTGGCCAAGAAAATCGAGTATATGCTGAACGCTCCCGAGGTACATCCCGTGCTCGAAACGTTGTCGTGGGTCACGCTGATTTCGCTGCTGATCGCCTTCGCCATCAAGCTGCCCGTCTTTCCGTTCCACTCATGGATGCTTCGCGTGCACGTGGAGGCACCGATTCCCGCAGTGATGATCCACTCCGGCGTCCTTCTGAAGATGGGGGCTTACGGCATGATCCGCTTCGGTCTGGGATGGTTCCCGGATCAAATGCGGGAAGTGGCCGGCTGGCTCGCCGTCCTGGGGCTCGTCAACATTTTGTACGGAGCGGTCCTCGCCTTCGTGCAGAAGGAACTGAAACGGGTGTTGGCCTATTCCAGTGTCAGCCACATGGGCATCATCCTGTTCGGACTTGCGTCCCTGAACGGAACGGGGTTGCAGGGAGCGGTGTTTCAGGCGGTGTCCCACGGTCTCATTTCGGCCTTGCTGTTTTTCCTCGTGGGAAGCCTCTACGAACGCACCCGGACCACCGAACTGGATGAGTTGGGCGGATTGGCCAAGGCGATGCCCGTCTTTTCGGGAATCCTGATGGTGGCGGCCATGGCGTTGCTCGGCTTGCCGGGGCTGTCCGGATTCATCAGCGAATTCCTGGCCTTCCTCGGATTGTTTGAGACCCGTCCGGTGCTGACTTCCGTCGGTGCACTCGGATTGGTCCTGGCTGCCGCTTACACGCTTCGCGCCTTGCTCAAAACCACGTTCGGTCCGCTCAAGGCGCGACTGGTGGCGGAAGGGGATCTGGTGCCCGGCGAGACCGTTCCCATGCTGTCGCTGACCGCGCTGATCGTGCTGATCGGAGTCTGGCCGGCCGTACTCGGCGATCCGATGCAGGAGACATTAAAGGTGATCGTATCCAAGATCGGAGGGTAG
- the nuoL gene encoding NADH-quinone oxidoreductase subunit L — protein MVAKGALLVPLFPLAAFLVLTIGRGWLKREAAAWTGIISVLLSLAGSVWLLPDSLGGKAERFVVPWFEAGGTTMRIVVELMPLNVLMLVIVSLVSLLVHIYSRGYMKEDERITVFYAYLALFTFSMLGLVMSGNLLQLYVFWELVGVCSFLLVGFWYFKPEARAAARKAFIVTRVGDIGLFLAILLVFWHTGSLELEALRKAVSAGDLAPGIITLIALLVFVGAIGKSGQFPLHTWLPDAMEGPTPVSALIHAATMVAAGVWLVAGLYFLFEASDAALTTVAWIGGFTAIFAASIGLVQHDIKRILAYSTVSQLGYMMLALGSGGAVAGVFHLTTHAFFKALLFLGAGAVIYALSHEQDIRNMGGLWKRDRMTGVLFLIGCLAISGVFPLSGFFSKDEILVAVHASGRTGLFILAVIAAFFTAFYMFRLFFKVFWGEPDPERKTEPVPLTMTVPMAVLAVLSVISGFMNVPGEHLHHWLTGAGSLSADSPDGPLWIPVLSTVVSLAGIGLAWLMYGKRSLSPDKVAGSVPLLHRVLYRKYYVDELYKGILVWPLKFFGWFLTGFDRFVIGGLVLLQAWVFRALGAVASRLQNGQAQTYALVSLVGLVLLLAGFTARRWFE, from the coding sequence ATGGTTGCCAAAGGAGCCTTGCTGGTTCCCCTTTTTCCCTTGGCCGCCTTCCTGGTGCTGACGATCGGCCGTGGATGGCTGAAGCGGGAAGCGGCCGCCTGGACCGGCATCATTTCCGTCCTTCTCTCGCTGGCGGGATCTGTATGGCTGCTCCCGGACAGCCTGGGAGGAAAAGCGGAACGCTTCGTCGTTCCATGGTTTGAGGCGGGCGGAACCACGATGCGCATCGTCGTGGAACTGATGCCGCTCAACGTGTTGATGCTGGTGATCGTCTCTCTTGTCAGCCTGCTGGTACATATCTACTCGCGGGGCTACATGAAAGAAGATGAACGGATCACGGTGTTTTACGCCTATCTGGCCCTGTTCACCTTCTCCATGCTGGGACTGGTGATGTCGGGCAACCTGTTGCAGCTTTACGTGTTCTGGGAACTCGTCGGTGTCTGTTCGTTCCTGCTGGTCGGGTTCTGGTACTTCAAACCGGAAGCGAGAGCCGCCGCCCGCAAGGCTTTCATCGTGACGCGGGTGGGAGACATCGGTCTGTTCCTGGCCATCCTGCTCGTCTTTTGGCACACGGGCAGCCTGGAACTGGAGGCGTTGCGCAAGGCCGTATCCGCGGGGGACCTCGCGCCCGGGATCATCACGTTGATCGCGCTGTTGGTTTTCGTGGGGGCGATCGGAAAATCGGGGCAATTCCCGCTTCACACCTGGTTGCCGGACGCGATGGAAGGTCCCACTCCGGTCAGTGCCTTGATTCACGCGGCAACCATGGTGGCCGCGGGCGTGTGGCTGGTGGCCGGTCTGTACTTCCTGTTCGAGGCTTCCGATGCCGCATTGACGACGGTGGCTTGGATCGGCGGGTTCACGGCCATCTTCGCCGCGTCGATCGGTCTGGTGCAACATGACATCAAACGGATCCTGGCATATTCGACCGTCAGCCAGCTCGGCTACATGATGCTGGCACTGGGAAGCGGCGGAGCCGTTGCCGGTGTGTTTCATCTGACGACGCATGCCTTTTTCAAGGCCCTTTTGTTCCTGGGAGCCGGTGCGGTGATTTATGCGCTGTCCCACGAACAGGATATCCGCAACATGGGAGGTCTCTGGAAGCGCGACCGGATGACCGGCGTATTGTTCCTGATCGGCTGTTTGGCCATTTCCGGCGTGTTTCCGCTGTCCGGTTTCTTCTCCAAGGATGAAATCCTGGTGGCCGTTCATGCTTCCGGACGCACGGGGCTGTTCATCCTTGCGGTGATCGCCGCGTTTTTCACCGCGTTTTACATGTTCCGGCTCTTTTTCAAAGTCTTTTGGGGAGAACCGGATCCGGAGCGCAAAACGGAGCCGGTGCCTCTGACCATGACCGTTCCGATGGCGGTTCTGGCCGTCCTGTCGGTGATTTCCGGATTTATGAACGTTCCCGGGGAACATCTCCATCACTGGCTGACCGGAGCGGGATCGCTTTCCGCGGACTCTCCGGACGGACCGCTCTGGATTCCCGTCTTGTCGACGGTGGTTTCGCTGGCGGGAATCGGGCTGGCCTGGCTGATGTACGGAAAGCGGAGCCTTTCTCCTGACAAGGTGGCCGGTTCCGTTCCTCTGCTCCACCGGGTGCTTTACCGGAAGTATTACGTGGATGAGCTGTACAAGGGAATATTGGTTTGGCCGCTCAAGTTTTTCGGCTGGTTCCTGACCGGTTTCGACCGGTTTGTCATCGGCGGGCTGGTTCTTCTTCAGGCATGGGTGTTCCGCGCGCTCGGTGCGGTCGCCTCCCGCCTGCAGAACGGTCAGGCCCAGACGTACGCCTTGGTCAGCCTGGTCGGTTTGGTCCTCTTGCTTGCGGGATTCACCGCGAGGAGGTGGTTTGAATGA
- the nuoK gene encoding NADH-quinone oxidoreductase subunit NuoK, with protein sequence MAGSYLLLAATLFCIGLFGVLIKRNAVIVLFSIELMLNAANLNLVAFSKLGMFPSVSGHVFTLFTIAVAAAEAAVGIAILIALYRHRETAEADRFDSLKG encoded by the coding sequence ATGGCCGGTTCTTATCTGCTGTTGGCAGCGACGTTGTTCTGCATCGGTCTGTTCGGTGTTTTGATCAAACGGAATGCGGTCATCGTGTTGTTTTCGATCGAACTGATGCTGAACGCAGCCAATCTCAATCTGGTGGCGTTTTCCAAGCTGGGGATGTTTCCTTCGGTCTCGGGGCACGTGTTCACCCTGTTCACCATCGCGGTGGCCGCGGCCGAAGCGGCGGTGGGCATCGCCATCCTGATCGCCCTGTACCGCCATCGGGAAACGGCGGAGGCGGACCGTTTCGATTCACTGAAAGGATAA
- a CDS encoding YwmB family TATA-box binding protein: protein MKRTIRFFLVLLFLFVTATGSGFSEPEDRLLRMLQAEGAHVEKVVLHHGQRTSSPLSLAESRRLAEELARAFGLGRLSEKRNPDGVVFTAERAEASGIRTGVTLIHDAASDRKIRPYVSVRVTSGGGSPAALERRKRRVSKVLHSFGIMPQYHVNVQGSKPAAGSDARLEVRRLLEKADAREVEAMLSGQTVSVSAYASPFPEGLRTAGGIMNLQIAARLNHHENRLVLTLGTPIITIEY, encoded by the coding sequence ATGAAGCGGACGATCCGGTTTTTTCTTGTTCTTCTGTTTCTGTTTGTGACCGCGACGGGATCGGGGTTTTCCGAGCCGGAGGACCGGCTTCTCCGGATGTTGCAGGCTGAAGGGGCTCATGTGGAGAAAGTGGTGCTCCATCACGGACAAAGAACGTCATCCCCCCTTTCGCTCGCGGAAAGCCGCCGGTTGGCGGAAGAACTGGCCCGTGCGTTCGGGCTCGGCCGTCTGAGCGAAAAGCGGAACCCCGACGGAGTGGTCTTTACGGCGGAACGGGCGGAAGCTTCGGGGATTCGGACAGGGGTGACTCTGATTCATGACGCGGCATCGGACCGGAAGATTCGTCCGTATGTTTCGGTTCGGGTCACGTCCGGGGGAGGATCCCCCGCGGCACTGGAGCGACGGAAGCGTCGGGTGTCCAAAGTGTTGCACTCATTCGGCATCATGCCTCAATACCATGTGAATGTGCAAGGCAGCAAACCGGCGGCGGGGTCCGATGCACGACTGGAAGTCCGTCGATTGCTTGAAAAAGCCGATGCCCGCGAAGTGGAGGCGATGCTCTCCGGTCAAACCGTCAGCGTGTCGGCCTATGCTTCTCCGTTTCCGGAAGGGCTCCGGACCGCAGGTGGAATCATGAACCTGCAGATCGCCGCAAGACTGAATCATCATGAGAATCGGTTGGTCCTGACGTTGGGGACTCCGATCATCACCATAGAATATTGA
- the murA gene encoding UDP-N-acetylglucosamine 1-carboxyvinyltransferase — protein MEKIIVQGGARLKGKVKVHGAKNAVLPLIAASLLASRGDIVIHDVPMLEDVKTITQLLARMGIRIHLDNDKVTINAEHVGSTEAPYDLVRKMRASVQVMGPLLARKKHAKIPLPGGCAIGSRPIDLHLKGLEALGVKFEIGQGYVEGFVSGRLRGASIYLDFPSVGATQNIMTAAVLAEGRTIIENAACEPEIVDLANFLNAMGARVRGAGTNEIRIDGVDFLRGTEYTVIPDRIEAGTYMVAAAITRGEVFVEGAIASHLTPLTAKLREMGVHVIEAENGIHVRAEGELKPVDVKTLPYPGFPTDMQSQMMALQLTANGTCMLTETVFENRFMHVEEFKRMGARIRIDGRTAIIEGGHPLSGARVKATDLRAGAALILAGLVAEGVTEVTNLHHVDRGYVDIVGKLRGLGASISRLPAIDVGEEEADRESLA, from the coding sequence TTGGAAAAAATCATCGTTCAGGGTGGAGCACGTCTCAAGGGCAAAGTGAAAGTGCACGGAGCCAAAAACGCCGTTCTCCCGCTGATCGCCGCATCTCTTTTGGCATCCCGCGGAGACATCGTCATTCATGATGTGCCGATGTTGGAAGATGTGAAAACCATCACCCAACTGCTCGCCCGCATGGGAATCCGGATCCACTTGGACAACGACAAGGTCACCATCAATGCCGAACACGTGGGTTCCACCGAAGCACCCTACGATCTGGTGCGGAAAATGCGGGCTTCCGTGCAAGTGATGGGACCGCTGCTCGCCCGCAAGAAACATGCGAAAATCCCCCTGCCGGGCGGATGTGCCATCGGAAGCCGGCCGATTGATCTTCATCTGAAAGGTTTGGAAGCTTTGGGGGTGAAGTTCGAAATCGGCCAAGGCTACGTGGAAGGGTTCGTGTCCGGCCGTCTGCGCGGCGCTTCGATTTACCTGGATTTCCCGAGCGTGGGTGCCACCCAGAACATCATGACCGCCGCGGTGCTCGCCGAAGGGCGCACCATCATCGAAAACGCAGCCTGTGAGCCGGAAATCGTCGATCTGGCCAATTTCCTCAACGCGATGGGAGCGCGGGTGCGGGGAGCCGGCACGAACGAAATCCGCATCGACGGCGTGGACTTCCTGCGCGGCACCGAATACACCGTGATCCCCGACCGGATCGAAGCCGGCACATACATGGTGGCCGCCGCCATCACCCGCGGGGAAGTGTTTGTGGAAGGGGCCATCGCCAGCCACTTGACCCCGCTGACCGCCAAGTTGCGTGAAATGGGCGTTCATGTCATCGAGGCGGAAAACGGCATTCACGTGCGGGCCGAAGGGGAACTGAAACCCGTCGACGTGAAGACTCTTCCCTATCCCGGTTTCCCCACCGACATGCAGTCCCAGATGATGGCGCTGCAGCTCACGGCCAACGGTACCTGCATGTTGACGGAAACCGTCTTTGAAAACCGGTTCATGCATGTGGAAGAATTCAAACGCATGGGAGCCCGGATTCGCATCGACGGTCGCACGGCCATCATCGAAGGCGGTCATCCGCTTTCCGGAGCCCGGGTGAAAGCCACCGACCTGCGTGCCGGAGCGGCGCTCATCCTCGCCGGTTTGGTGGCGGAAGGTGTGACCGAAGTGACCAACTTGCATCACGTCGACCGCGGTTACGTGGACATCGTCGGAAAACTTCGCGGTTTGGGCGCGTCCATTTCCCGCCTGCCGGCCATCGACGTGGGCGAAGAAGAGGCCGACAGGGAGTCGCTGGCGTGA
- the spoIID gene encoding stage II sporulation protein D produces MRKQLIVLVGVLLLLILLVPAVLVSLADDPGTSDVRNESEKGVPTGGPKVRVWLTREQRVEEVPLEVYIRGVVASEMPADFHPEALKAQALAARTYIVSRLMKDKLSDMEKYGKEGSSAHVTDTVTHQVYSTDQALRKAWGKKYAENLAKVDRAVRETAGQIITYEGKPIYAAFFSTSNGRTENSEDYFTSGHPYLRSVDSSWDRESPRYLKTISFPLKEMIQKLEQGTGTRIALQTTGGEPLVQVLQRTAGNRVSRVRIGDEVFSGRKVREVLGLPSSDFTMTVRGDTVQIVTRGYGHGVGMSQWGAHLMATRGETVDRIIRHYYRGVSIVPVETVWKADSEIAKVK; encoded by the coding sequence ATGCGAAAACAATTGATCGTGTTGGTCGGGGTGCTGCTTTTGCTCATTCTTCTGGTTCCCGCGGTGCTCGTGTCGTTGGCGGATGATCCCGGAACTTCGGACGTTCGAAACGAATCGGAAAAAGGCGTGCCGACCGGCGGTCCGAAGGTCAGGGTTTGGCTGACGCGGGAACAGCGGGTGGAAGAAGTTCCCCTGGAGGTTTACATCCGGGGAGTGGTGGCTTCCGAGATGCCGGCCGATTTTCATCCGGAGGCTTTGAAGGCACAGGCGTTGGCGGCGCGCACCTACATTGTTTCCCGATTGATGAAAGACAAGCTGTCCGACATGGAGAAGTACGGCAAGGAGGGAAGCAGCGCCCACGTGACGGATACCGTCACCCATCAGGTGTATTCCACCGACCAGGCCCTTCGCAAGGCTTGGGGGAAAAAGTATGCGGAAAACCTGGCCAAAGTGGACAGAGCCGTCAGGGAAACGGCCGGGCAAATCATCACGTACGAGGGAAAGCCCATCTATGCGGCGTTTTTCTCCACCAGCAACGGGAGAACGGAAAACTCGGAGGACTATTTCACGTCCGGGCATCCCTATCTTCGAAGCGTGGATTCCTCTTGGGACCGGGAATCCCCCCGATATCTGAAAACCATTTCCTTTCCTCTCAAAGAGATGATTCAAAAGCTGGAACAGGGGACCGGCACCCGGATCGCCCTTCAGACCACGGGCGGGGAACCGTTGGTGCAAGTGCTGCAGCGAACCGCCGGAAACAGGGTTTCGAGGGTGCGGATCGGAGACGAGGTCTTTTCCGGGAGAAAGGTGAGGGAAGTGTTGGGGCTTCCCTCCTCCGATTTCACCATGACGGTCCGCGGAGACACCGTGCAGATCGTCACCCGGGGATATGGTCACGGCGTCGGCATGAGCCAATGGGGCGCTCATCTGATGGCCACCCGGGGCGAAACCGTCGATCGCATCATCCGCCATTACTACCGGGGTGTCAGCATCGTGCCGGTGGAGACCGTCTGGAAAGCGGATTCCGAAATTGCGAAAGTCAAGTGA
- a CDS encoding DUF1146 family protein: MDGTVQLGISSLVNILISLACIVLCWWVIIGIRLEAAFKKGRTTQARMLAVILSVVLGHGLASFLIDYMSWSRWMGALFT, encoded by the coding sequence ATGGATGGAACCGTGCAGCTGGGAATCAGCTCACTGGTCAACATCCTGATCTCGCTCGCCTGCATCGTTCTGTGCTGGTGGGTCATCATCGGGATCAGGCTGGAAGCGGCCTTCAAAAAGGGGAGAACGACACAGGCGAGAATGCTGGCCGTCATTTTGTCCGTCGTGTTGGGGCATGGTCTCGCTTCGTTCCTGATCGATTACATGTCCTGGTCCCGCTGGATGGGCGCCCTCTTTACCTGA
- the nuoI gene encoding NADH-quinone oxidoreductase subunit NuoI yields the protein MLGLVKGLAITLKNMTKPRVTHRYPDEPLPMPDRFRGIQHFDPEKCIVCNQCARICPTDCITLTGKKNPDPEKKGKVIDTYDINFETCILCDLCTEVCPTEAVVMTNNYELAVYSRDELFKNLEWLHANNTHIRSENSMNLLPGGKKQ from the coding sequence GTGCTGGGACTGGTCAAAGGGCTGGCGATCACGCTGAAGAACATGACCAAACCCCGGGTGACCCATCGTTACCCGGATGAACCGCTTCCGATGCCGGATCGGTTTCGGGGCATCCAGCATTTCGACCCGGAGAAATGCATTGTCTGCAATCAATGCGCCCGGATTTGCCCCACCGATTGCATCACGCTGACCGGAAAGAAAAATCCGGATCCCGAGAAAAAGGGAAAAGTGATCGACACGTATGACATCAATTTTGAGACCTGCATCCTCTGTGACCTGTGCACGGAGGTGTGTCCGACGGAAGCGGTCGTGATGACCAACAACTATGAACTGGCGGTATACAGCCGGGATGAACTGTTCAAGAATCTGGAATGGCTGCATGCCAACAACACCCATATCCGTTCGGAGAACAGCATGAATCTGTTGCCGGGGGGGAAAAAGCAATGA
- the splB gene encoding spore photoproduct lyase produces the protein MKPFQPDLVYAEPGALEYPLGRELYERFRSMGIPVRMTTSHNRVTGLPGKTEAEKYRIAKRTLVIGVRKTLRFDTSKPSAEYALPLATGCMGHCHYCYLQTTLGNRPYIRVYVNLEDIFNAAKSYIDERAPEVTRFEASCTTDPVGLEHLTGSLRQAIEFMGRQEFGRLRFVTKYAHIDPLLRADHRGHTRFRFSVNAPSVTTRFEPGTSPLEERIRAAARVAEAGYPLGFIVAPIMLFNGWKTEYEELFRLLAKMIPPDLPDLTFELITHRFTQAAKRVIEKRYPKTGLEMDENLRKKKWGKHGHVKYVYPDERMQEIRSSMEGWISRWFPHAVIQYLT, from the coding sequence ATGAAACCGTTTCAGCCCGATTTGGTATACGCGGAGCCCGGCGCGCTGGAGTATCCCCTGGGCCGGGAGCTTTACGAACGATTCCGCTCGATGGGAATTCCGGTCCGGATGACCACTTCCCACAACCGGGTCACCGGCCTTCCCGGAAAGACGGAAGCGGAAAAATACCGCATCGCCAAGCGAACGCTGGTGATCGGCGTTCGCAAAACGCTCCGCTTCGATACATCCAAACCGTCCGCGGAATATGCCCTCCCGCTGGCCACCGGGTGCATGGGGCACTGCCATTACTGCTATCTGCAGACCACCTTGGGCAACCGCCCCTACATCCGGGTGTACGTCAATCTGGAAGACATTTTCAACGCCGCGAAATCATACATCGACGAACGCGCGCCGGAAGTGACCCGGTTTGAAGCTTCGTGCACGACCGATCCGGTCGGGCTGGAGCACCTGACCGGCTCCCTGAGGCAGGCGATCGAGTTCATGGGACGCCAGGAATTCGGACGGCTCCGCTTCGTCACCAAGTACGCGCACATCGATCCCCTGCTCCGGGCGGATCACCGCGGGCACACCCGATTCCGGTTCAGTGTCAACGCCCCTTCCGTCACCACCCGGTTCGAACCGGGCACGTCGCCGCTGGAGGAACGGATCCGTGCGGCGGCAAGGGTGGCGGAGGCCGGATATCCGCTCGGCTTCATCGTCGCGCCCATCATGTTGTTCAACGGCTGGAAAACCGAATATGAAGAGTTGTTCCGCCTTCTGGCCAAAATGATTCCTCCGGATTTGCCCGACCTGACATTCGAACTGATCACCCATCGCTTCACCCAGGCCGCCAAACGCGTGATCGAGAAACGGTACCCGAAGACGGGTCTGGAGATGGACGAAAACCTGCGCAAGAAAAAATGGGGGAAACACGGGCATGTCAAATACGTGTATCCCGATGAACGGATGCAAGAAATCCGGTCATCGATGGAAGGATGGATCTCCCGATGGTTCCCCCATGCGGTGATTCAATATCTCACTTGA
- a CDS encoding NADH-quinone oxidoreductase subunit N, which yields MEQTLISMDWQAMAPEWTVAAGAALLLLLDLLAKRSVSRAWIGALALLTVFVSGGFLLAQAGEPATQILEGSYRADSFALAFKALMLTGTALVILLSFVMGKEELENREGEYWYLLLFALLGGMMMASSTDLVTLFVGLELLSISSYILVGVRRKHPASTEAAWKYVVLGGVGSAFTLYGMSFLYGISGSTDLFTIQQMVPEALYNGSEGLVWLSLALMIVGFGFKISSVPFHMWTPDVYQGAATPVTVFLAVVSKAAAFALIIRVLLIGYLQLWMIREAFETVNWMLMILAAASMLVGSAAALRQTDAKRLLAYSSIAQAGFLLVPLVSVKQGIGTTLLPSLFFYLAVYVLMTAGAFAVTERVTAEAETGDIRAFAGLGRRRPWLAFIMSVLLLSLAGLPPAAGFLGKFYLMTGVIFAGEYWLAVVMVAATVASYYYYFAFIRQMYFRSSGPEEIKERRAWPAVVVGGICAIGVLILGLWPDLLLEPMNVIDWVQAITPVSSSVMEP from the coding sequence ATGGAACAAACGCTTATATCGATGGACTGGCAGGCGATGGCGCCTGAGTGGACCGTCGCCGCGGGTGCCGCCCTGCTGCTCCTCCTGGATCTCTTGGCGAAACGGTCCGTTTCACGCGCCTGGATCGGTGCGTTGGCCCTGCTGACGGTCTTCGTTTCCGGAGGTTTCCTGCTTGCGCAGGCCGGAGAGCCGGCCACGCAAATCCTGGAGGGCAGCTATCGGGCCGACTCGTTCGCTCTCGCGTTCAAGGCGCTGATGTTGACAGGGACGGCGCTGGTCATTCTGCTGTCGTTCGTGATGGGAAAAGAGGAGTTGGAAAACCGCGAAGGAGAGTACTGGTATCTCTTGCTGTTCGCCTTGCTGGGCGGCATGATGATGGCTTCTTCCACCGATTTGGTCACCCTGTTCGTGGGATTGGAACTCCTTTCCATCTCCTCTTACATTCTGGTCGGTGTCAGAAGGAAACATCCCGCTTCCACGGAAGCGGCCTGGAAATACGTGGTGCTGGGCGGGGTGGGCTCGGCATTCACCCTGTACGGAATGTCTTTCCTCTACGGAATTTCCGGCAGCACCGATCTGTTCACCATCCAGCAAATGGTGCCGGAAGCGCTGTACAATGGAAGTGAAGGATTGGTCTGGCTGTCGCTGGCACTGATGATCGTCGGATTCGGGTTCAAGATCTCTTCCGTCCCGTTTCACATGTGGACCCCGGATGTGTATCAGGGGGCGGCGACGCCGGTGACGGTGTTTCTCGCCGTCGTCTCCAAGGCAGCCGCCTTCGCACTGATCATCCGCGTTTTGCTGATCGGGTATTTGCAATTGTGGATGATCCGTGAAGCGTTTGAGACGGTGAACTGGATGCTGATGATCCTGGCCGCGGCATCGATGCTGGTCGGAAGCGCGGCGGCCCTTCGTCAAACCGACGCCAAGCGGCTCCTGGCGTATTCGTCGATCGCACAGGCCGGTTTTCTGCTGGTTCCCTTGGTCTCCGTCAAACAGGGAATCGGGACGACGCTTCTTCCGAGCCTGTTCTTCTATCTGGCGGTATATGTGCTCATGACCGCCGGTGCGTTCGCCGTGACCGAACGGGTGACCGCGGAAGCGGAAACCGGTGACATCCGGGCATTCGCAGGGCTAGGTCGCCGGCGGCCGTGGCTGGCGTTCATCATGAGCGTCCTGCTGCTGTCGCTCGCCGGCTTGCCGCCCGCAGCCGGATTCCTCGGCAAGTTCTACCTGATGACCGGGGTCATTTTCGCCGGGGAATATTGGCTGGCGGTGGTCATGGTGGCAGCCACGGTGGCTTCCTATTACTACTACTTTGCGTTCATCCGGCAGATGTATTTCCGTTCGTCCGGACCGGAGGAGATCAAGGAGCGAAGAGCCTGGCCCGCGGTGGTGGTCGGAGGGATTTGCGCGATCGGCGTGTTGATTCTGGGATTGTGGCCGGATCTGCTTCTCGAACCGATGAACGTCATCGACTGGGTTCAGGCCATCACCCCGGTTTCCTCTTCCGTCATGGAGCCGTGA
- a CDS encoding NADH-quinone oxidoreductase subunit J: MNIPVTGETVAFLILAMMAIGGAIFMIFSTRVMHMALSLAFTFFSLAGIYLMLDAEFVAVVQVLVYTGAVTILMLFGIMLTKQQSEEEQGTEEGPRRTNVPRRMSHVWLSLIFAGAFFGLLYLVLYNSWIPAGHADSRELSLVKLGETVFKQYVIPFEVASLLLLAALVGAVILARREDP, from the coding sequence ATGAATATTCCCGTCACCGGCGAAACCGTCGCCTTTTTGATCCTGGCCATGATGGCGATCGGTGGAGCGATCTTCATGATCTTTTCCACCCGGGTCATGCACATGGCGCTTTCGCTCGCGTTCACCTTTTTCAGCCTGGCCGGGATCTACCTGATGCTGGATGCCGAATTTGTCGCCGTGGTTCAGGTGCTGGTTTACACCGGGGCCGTCACCATCCTGATGTTGTTCGGCATCATGCTCACCAAACAGCAGAGCGAAGAGGAACAAGGGACGGAAGAGGGACCCCGTCGGACGAATGTGCCGCGAAGAATGTCTCACGTTTGGCTCAGCCTGATTTTTGCCGGAGCGTTCTTCGGCCTGCTGTACCTGGTGTTGTACAACTCCTGGATTCCCGCCGGACATGCGGACTCCCGGGAGCTGTCGCTCGTGAAGCTGGGGGAAACCGTCTTCAAGCAATACGTGATTCCGTTTGAGGTGGCGTCCCTGTTGCTTCTCGCCGCGCTGGTCGGTGCGGTGATCCTGGCGAGAAGGGAGGATCCGTGA